One Candidatus Zixiibacteriota bacterium genomic window carries:
- the ssb gene encoding single-stranded DNA-binding protein, protein MSVNKAILIGRLGKDPDLRYTAGGKAVATFSLATDERWTGPDGQKKESVTWHNIVAWGKTAEVMKEYLRKGREVYIEGRIDNRSYDDKEGNKRYVSEVVVQSFQFIGNRADSGGPGAGASTGGAADEVPIPPDQGPSDDDLPF, encoded by the coding sequence ATGAGCGTAAACAAAGCGATCCTGATCGGACGATTGGGCAAAGACCCGGATCTTCGATACACCGCGGGCGGGAAGGCGGTTGCCACATTCTCGCTGGCCACCGACGAACGCTGGACCGGACCCGACGGACAGAAAAAGGAGTCGGTCACCTGGCACAATATCGTCGCCTGGGGAAAGACCGCCGAAGTCATGAAAGAATACCTCCGCAAGGGACGCGAGGTGTATATCGAGGGGCGTATCGATAACCGCAGTTATGATGATAAGGAAGGCAACAAGCGATACGTCTCCGAGGTTGTGGTCCAGAGTTTCCAGTTTATCGGCAACCGCGCCGATTCGGGAGGGCCAGGCGCAGGGGCGTCGACAGGTGGAGCCGCCGACGAGGTTCCGATTCCGCCAGATCAGGGGCCGAGCGATGACGACCTGCCGTTCTAA
- the uvrB gene encoding excinuclease ABC subunit UvrB, with protein sequence MNTGSKAHFELHAGFEPKGDQPQAIDELTAGLVQGRTHQTLLGVTGSGKTFTIANVIARHGRPTLVMSHNKTLAAQLYGELKAFFPKNAVEFFISYYDYYQPEAYLPTTDTYIEKDTQMNEDIDRLRLRATASLLERDDVIIVASVSCIYGLGSPEEYKAQLLFLQVGTDIDRDQLIRNLIDIHYNRNDIDFSRGNFRVRGDTIELIPAYRETALRVELFGDTIERISEIDPLTGEILAERHKVAIYPAKHFVTSKPTLQGAIVQIEQELKERLELFRSLDKLLEAQRLEMRTRYDLEMLKEVGYCTGVENYSRYLTGRQPGERPKTLIDFFPDDFLTIIDESHQSIPQARGMFAGDRSRKEVLVEHGFRLPSALDNRPLFFEEFDNLLQKRIYVSATPAEYELEKCEGVVVEQVIRPTGLLDPVIEVRALRTQVDDLLEQVRKRVAQGERVLATTLTKRMAEDLTDYMSRMGIRVRYLHSEIDSIDRTSIIRDLRLAEFDVLIGVNLLREGLDLPEVSLVAVLDADKEGFLRSERSLVQVAGRAARNKNGAVIFYADKVTDSMRKAIEETNRRRAKQLTYNEAHGIDPETIYKTRDEIIRSTAFADSKTVEEARFEKPEHFELMSSEDQLAFMMRAMKKSAENLDFETAILIRDEVTTLKNELKHAKQRKRR encoded by the coding sequence TTGAACACAGGGTCAAAGGCCCATTTCGAACTGCATGCCGGTTTCGAGCCCAAGGGGGACCAACCACAGGCGATTGATGAACTCACTGCCGGTCTGGTTCAGGGACGCACCCATCAGACCCTTCTCGGCGTGACCGGCTCCGGCAAGACCTTCACTATTGCCAACGTTATCGCCCGTCACGGGCGCCCCACTCTGGTCATGTCCCACAACAAGACTCTCGCGGCGCAGCTTTATGGAGAGTTGAAAGCGTTCTTCCCGAAAAACGCCGTCGAGTTTTTTATCAGCTATTATGACTATTACCAGCCCGAGGCCTACCTGCCTACCACCGATACGTACATCGAAAAAGATACGCAGATGAATGAGGACATCGACCGCCTCCGCCTCCGGGCCACCGCTTCGCTCCTCGAGCGCGATGATGTGATCATAGTTGCTTCAGTCTCTTGCATCTACGGTTTGGGCTCGCCTGAGGAATACAAGGCGCAACTCCTGTTCCTGCAGGTCGGCACCGATATCGACCGTGACCAGCTCATTCGCAATCTGATCGACATCCACTACAACCGCAACGATATTGACTTTTCGCGTGGCAATTTCCGCGTTCGCGGCGACACCATCGAGCTCATCCCGGCCTATCGCGAGACAGCGCTGCGTGTCGAGCTGTTCGGTGATACCATCGAACGTATCTCCGAGATTGACCCATTGACGGGGGAGATTCTCGCTGAACGGCACAAAGTGGCCATCTATCCGGCCAAGCACTTCGTCACCTCCAAACCGACTCTTCAAGGCGCAATTGTCCAGATCGAACAAGAGCTTAAGGAACGTCTGGAGCTTTTTCGCTCGCTCGATAAGCTCCTCGAAGCCCAGCGGCTGGAGATGCGAACCCGCTACGATCTGGAAATGCTCAAAGAAGTCGGCTACTGCACCGGGGTCGAAAACTACTCGCGCTATCTCACCGGACGTCAGCCGGGGGAACGGCCCAAGACGCTGATCGACTTTTTCCCCGATGATTTCCTGACTATCATCGATGAGTCCCACCAGTCGATTCCGCAGGCGCGAGGCATGTTTGCGGGTGACCGAAGCCGCAAAGAGGTCTTGGTAGAGCATGGGTTCCGGTTGCCATCAGCGCTGGATAATCGACCGCTCTTTTTCGAGGAGTTCGATAATCTGCTTCAGAAACGTATCTACGTTTCCGCCACGCCAGCTGAATACGAACTGGAAAAATGTGAGGGGGTAGTAGTCGAACAGGTCATTCGCCCCACCGGATTGCTGGACCCGGTGATCGAGGTGAGAGCACTTCGCACCCAGGTTGATGATCTGCTGGAGCAAGTGCGGAAGCGTGTGGCACAGGGGGAAAGGGTGCTCGCCACCACCCTGACCAAGCGGATGGCCGAGGACCTCACCGACTACATGTCTCGCATGGGCATCCGGGTGCGGTATCTCCACAGTGAGATCGATTCCATAGACCGAACCTCCATCATCAGAGACCTCCGCTTGGCTGAGTTCGATGTCCTGATCGGCGTCAATCTGCTCAGAGAGGGACTCGACCTGCCTGAGGTTTCGCTGGTCGCGGTGCTCGATGCCGACAAAGAGGGTTTTCTTCGGTCCGAACGGTCGCTTGTACAGGTAGCGGGACGGGCGGCCCGCAACAAGAACGGCGCCGTCATTTTCTATGCCGACAAAGTGACCGACTCGATGCGTAAGGCGATCGAGGAGACCAATCGCCGCCGCGCCAAGCAACTGACCTACAATGAAGCGCACGGAATCGACCCGGAGACGATCTACAAAACCCGCGATGAGATCATCCGCTCAACCGCGTTTGCGGACAGCAAGACAGTCGAAGAGGCCAGGTTCGAGAAGCCCGAGCATTTCGAGTTGATGTCGAGTGAGGATCAACTGGCGTTTATGATGCGAGCGATGAAAAAATCAGCGGAGAATCTGGATTTTGAAACCGCCATCCTGATCCGAGATGAAGTCACCACCTTGAAGAACGAGCTCAAGCATGCCAAACAACGCAAACGCCGCTAA
- the rplU gene encoding 50S ribosomal protein L21 produces the protein MYAIFRLAGFQFRAEEGEVLRVPAKLQTTGDHVEISDILLVKSSDHALVGTPFVSGAKIEAALIGRGKGEKVHGYKYKRRTKARKALGHRQDYSELKIQKIVAPKN, from the coding sequence ATGTACGCGATATTTCGGTTGGCCGGGTTTCAGTTCCGAGCGGAGGAAGGAGAAGTTCTCCGGGTACCCGCAAAACTTCAGACCACCGGGGATCATGTGGAGATCTCCGACATCCTGTTGGTCAAGAGCTCGGACCACGCGCTGGTGGGGACGCCGTTCGTGAGCGGCGCCAAAATCGAGGCGGCGTTGATCGGACGGGGCAAGGGTGAGAAAGTGCACGGCTACAAGTACAAACGGCGTACCAAAGCCCGCAAAGCGCTGGGGCATCGGCAGGATTATTCGGAACTCAAGATTCAGAAGATCGTCGCTCCGAAAAATTGA
- the bamA gene encoding outer membrane protein assembly factor BamA, translated as MNTRAGTALIVWLAMMAFGIVVTAQESLNVTDVEVVGNRVATSSLVMGVSSIDKGSPLTPASVQETIRRLYRLGVFESVAVEAERTAGGVKVFIVVKELPKLAGLEFSGNKEFKSKELQEKLKLGVGGYISPYLIAVKKQEIVKAYADKGYFRTEVSSSLNYSADSSEAVLTYRIDERSKVKVEQVIMTGNVRVKASDLIGKMRNRKRGFLKSSTFVEEKYEEDLRKVADEYHKKGYIDAYIVSDSTRIDSTTNRMKIYLDVYEGPLYYFGKAEFKNNEALKTDVLRKKLKFKEDDIFNAEVYEKSLYELYTAYQDIGHLHVRVNDERTTRTDSIVDIAYDIAEGLPSHINLVKIVGNSKTKDRVIRRELSVLPGQVFNRALLIRSVRDVMALNFFSNVEPVPIDLPNGDVDLEVKVDEKQTGQISAGAGYNSQDKLVGTLGMGIPNLGGNGQNLTFNIEFGKNRNSFSLSFTEPWLFGKPTLLGSDAYLANRRWYDEYTEGRQGGSVRLGRRLSWPDNYFRAYAAFRLERNRFYDFSDAFDTNNRFKSYYYKDSDSSGAYSSADSLVTTHTYGAYPGSVLAYNEDWNTASRLSLTITRDSRNLPEFATKGSEVSYTFENTGGLLGGFWHYQKHQLSLSKFVPLIGNTVALAARVQYAMLTAPDGDSRILVSDRFSPGGTAYDGIVRGYDDGILTPDSVVAQSDSILWYNDPNPDTLTDTAQLVSYNPYTTRVRGKYMLVTNLELQFAIAKQQFYGLLFFDAGNSWLRRTDIKPLTDLYRGVGFGFRVVVPGIGTIGFDFGYPLDKYRHQKQSWKPHFQIGTTFR; from the coding sequence GTGAACACGAGAGCAGGGACTGCTCTAATAGTCTGGCTGGCCATGATGGCGTTCGGCATCGTGGTCACTGCTCAGGAATCACTGAATGTCACCGACGTAGAGGTGGTAGGCAATCGCGTTGCCACCTCTTCCCTTGTCATGGGGGTGTCCTCGATTGACAAGGGGAGCCCCCTCACACCCGCTTCAGTTCAGGAGACAATCCGCCGGCTGTACAGACTTGGAGTCTTTGAGAGCGTGGCAGTCGAAGCGGAGCGGACCGCGGGCGGCGTCAAGGTCTTTATAGTCGTCAAGGAGCTTCCCAAGCTCGCCGGTCTGGAGTTTTCCGGCAACAAAGAGTTCAAGAGCAAGGAGCTTCAGGAAAAACTGAAGCTCGGTGTCGGGGGATACATCTCTCCGTACCTCATCGCCGTCAAGAAACAGGAAATCGTCAAAGCGTACGCCGACAAGGGGTATTTCCGCACCGAGGTTTCCTCCAGCCTCAACTACAGCGCCGATTCCTCCGAAGCAGTGCTGACCTATCGTATCGACGAACGCTCCAAGGTCAAAGTCGAGCAGGTGATCATGACCGGCAATGTGCGGGTGAAGGCGAGCGACCTGATCGGCAAGATGAGAAATCGAAAACGCGGCTTCCTTAAGAGTTCCACGTTCGTGGAGGAGAAATACGAAGAGGATCTGCGGAAGGTGGCTGACGAGTATCACAAGAAGGGGTACATCGACGCCTATATCGTATCCGACTCGACCCGCATCGACAGTACGACCAATCGCATGAAGATATACCTCGACGTGTACGAAGGGCCCCTGTATTACTTCGGCAAGGCTGAGTTCAAGAACAACGAGGCGCTGAAGACCGACGTGCTGCGAAAAAAACTCAAGTTCAAAGAGGACGATATTTTCAACGCCGAAGTGTACGAGAAATCGCTCTACGAACTGTACACGGCGTATCAGGATATCGGCCATCTGCATGTACGGGTGAACGACGAGCGAACCACGCGCACAGACTCGATCGTCGACATCGCCTATGATATCGCCGAGGGGCTCCCCTCGCATATCAACCTGGTCAAGATCGTCGGCAACTCCAAGACCAAGGACCGCGTGATCCGCCGCGAGTTGTCGGTGCTTCCCGGACAGGTGTTCAACCGGGCGCTGCTCATACGTTCGGTGCGCGATGTCATGGCGCTCAACTTCTTCTCCAACGTCGAGCCGGTGCCGATCGACCTGCCGAACGGCGATGTCGACCTTGAGGTCAAAGTGGACGAAAAGCAGACCGGGCAGATCTCGGCCGGAGCGGGATACAACAGCCAGGATAAACTGGTTGGGACCCTGGGGATGGGGATACCGAATTTAGGCGGCAACGGCCAGAATCTCACGTTCAATATCGAGTTCGGCAAGAACCGCAATTCGTTCTCGCTGTCGTTCACCGAGCCCTGGTTATTCGGCAAACCGACCCTGCTCGGGTCCGACGCTTACCTGGCCAACCGTCGGTGGTACGACGAGTACACCGAGGGACGACAGGGTGGGTCGGTGCGATTGGGACGACGTCTCAGCTGGCCGGACAACTACTTCCGCGCCTATGCGGCGTTCCGGCTGGAACGGAACAGATTCTATGATTTCAGCGATGCCTTTGATACCAACAACCGCTTCAAATCGTATTACTACAAGGACAGCGACAGCAGCGGCGCGTACAGTTCCGCCGATTCGCTTGTGACGACGCACACGTATGGCGCGTATCCGGGTTCTGTCCTGGCGTACAACGAGGACTGGAATACGGCATCACGGCTCTCGCTGACCATCACGCGAGATTCCCGAAACCTTCCGGAGTTCGCGACCAAGGGCTCAGAGGTTTCGTACACCTTCGAGAACACGGGTGGACTGCTGGGTGGGTTCTGGCACTATCAGAAACACCAGTTGTCGCTGTCCAAGTTCGTGCCGCTTATCGGCAACACGGTCGCGCTGGCGGCACGCGTGCAATATGCGATGCTCACCGCCCCCGACGGCGACAGCCGGATTCTGGTATCGGATCGATTTTCACCCGGCGGCACGGCGTACGACGGGATCGTTCGCGGCTACGACGACGGTATCCTTACTCCGGACTCGGTCGTGGCCCAATCCGACAGCATACTCTGGTACAACGATCCGAATCCGGACACCCTCACTGACACCGCCCAGTTGGTTTCATACAACCCGTACACGACCCGGGTGCGCGGCAAGTACATGCTGGTGACGAATCTCGAACTGCAATTCGCCATTGCCAAACAGCAGTTTTATGGATTATTGTTCTTCGATGCCGGAAACTCGTGGCTGCGCCGGACCGATATCAAACCGCTCACGGATCTCTACCGGGGGGTTGGGTTCGGTTTCAGAGTAGTGGTGCCGGGTATAGGCACGATCGGCTTCGATTTCGGGTATCCGCTTGATAAATATCGACACCAAAAGCAGAGCTGGAAACCGCACTTCCAGATCGGGACGACTTTCAGATAA
- the acs gene encoding acetate--CoA ligase: MAKSAARSVTKSAARPIQKPDIKTGSKKTIDVLLEENRLFKPSPAFIKQANLNHGSILKAAEADPVKFWESMASELVWKKKWSKALDWNPPDAKWFVGGKLNVTESCLDRHINEGTGCRRNKAALIWEGEPGDKRVLTYFELWRQVNKFANVLKKLGVKKGDRVAIYLPLIPELVISTLACARIGAVHSVVFGGFSPEALRERINDAQAKVLITADGSYRRGQIIPLKHDADVALADCPTIEHCIIVKRGDFLLRVKEGRDHWYHRHMQEAENYCPPVYMDAEDPLFILYTSGTTGKPKGIVHTCGGYMTGVYATSKYVFDMKNEDVFWCTADIGWVTGHSYVVYGPLANGATQVIYEGAPDWPDQDRFWQIVEDYGVSVFYTAPTAIRAFMKWGRQWPDKHDLSTLRLLGSVGEPINPEAWMWYHDVIGKEKCPIVDTWWQTETGHILITPIPGVTSTKPGSATRPFPGISAAILDEKGNEIKEGGGFLAITKPWPGMLRGIWGDRQRYVDTYWTKWPGVYFPGDGAKVDKDGYFWILGRVDDVINTAGHRISTMEVESALVEHQAVAEAAVVGVPHELKGEGLVAFVTVGSAIKPDDRLNSQLKDHVVRKIGALAKPEKIIFASDLPKTRSGKIMRRLLRDVATGKVLGDTTTLSDPEVVARIKRRYEED; encoded by the coding sequence ATGGCCAAGAGCGCCGCCAGGAGTGTCACCAAATCCGCCGCCAGGCCGATCCAGAAGCCGGACATCAAAACCGGCTCGAAAAAGACAATCGATGTCCTGCTCGAAGAGAATCGCTTATTCAAGCCTTCCCCCGCTTTCATCAAACAAGCCAATCTGAATCACGGCTCGATTCTTAAGGCGGCTGAGGCGGACCCGGTCAAGTTCTGGGAGAGCATGGCGTCTGAGCTGGTCTGGAAGAAGAAATGGTCCAAGGCGCTTGATTGGAATCCACCGGATGCGAAGTGGTTCGTGGGGGGAAAACTGAACGTGACCGAATCCTGTCTCGACCGTCATATCAACGAGGGAACCGGGTGCCGTCGGAACAAAGCGGCGCTTATTTGGGAAGGGGAACCGGGTGACAAGCGTGTGCTCACCTATTTCGAACTCTGGCGCCAGGTGAACAAATTCGCCAACGTGTTGAAGAAGCTCGGTGTGAAAAAAGGGGACCGGGTCGCGATCTACCTTCCGCTCATTCCGGAACTAGTGATTTCCACTCTGGCGTGTGCGCGGATTGGGGCGGTGCATTCGGTGGTATTCGGCGGCTTCTCCCCTGAAGCGCTGCGGGAGCGAATCAACGATGCGCAAGCCAAAGTGCTGATCACCGCCGACGGCAGCTACAGGAGGGGACAGATTATTCCGCTCAAGCACGACGCCGATGTGGCACTCGCGGATTGTCCGACGATTGAGCATTGCATCATAGTCAAGCGGGGTGACTTTTTACTGCGCGTGAAAGAGGGACGGGACCACTGGTATCACCGCCATATGCAGGAAGCGGAGAATTACTGTCCACCGGTCTATATGGATGCCGAGGACCCACTGTTTATCCTGTACACATCGGGAACGACCGGCAAACCGAAAGGGATCGTGCATACATGCGGCGGCTATATGACTGGCGTCTATGCGACCAGCAAATATGTGTTCGATATGAAGAACGAAGACGTGTTCTGGTGCACGGCGGATATTGGCTGGGTGACGGGGCACTCGTACGTGGTGTATGGACCGTTGGCGAATGGCGCGACACAGGTAATCTATGAGGGAGCGCCGGACTGGCCGGACCAGGATCGATTTTGGCAGATAGTGGAAGATTATGGAGTGTCAGTCTTCTACACGGCGCCGACGGCAATCCGCGCGTTCATGAAATGGGGGCGGCAGTGGCCGGACAAGCATGACCTGAGTACGCTCCGCCTTCTCGGTTCGGTTGGCGAGCCGATCAATCCGGAAGCCTGGATGTGGTATCATGACGTTATCGGTAAAGAGAAGTGCCCCATCGTTGATACCTGGTGGCAGACCGAGACCGGGCATATCCTGATTACACCGATACCGGGGGTAACATCGACAAAACCGGGTTCGGCGACGCGCCCGTTCCCGGGAATCAGCGCGGCGATTCTCGACGAAAAAGGAAACGAGATCAAGGAAGGGGGCGGTTTCCTGGCGATCACCAAACCGTGGCCCGGCATGCTTCGGGGAATCTGGGGAGACCGCCAGCGGTATGTCGACACTTATTGGACCAAGTGGCCGGGGGTCTATTTCCCCGGCGATGGGGCCAAGGTTGATAAGGACGGCTATTTCTGGATACTGGGGCGGGTTGACGATGTGATCAACACCGCCGGACACCGCATTTCGACGATGGAGGTGGAGTCGGCGCTGGTGGAGCACCAGGCAGTCGCCGAAGCGGCGGTAGTAGGTGTGCCGCACGAGCTAAAGGGAGAAGGACTGGTGGCGTTTGTGACGGTCGGGTCGGCGATCAAACCGGACGACCGGCTGAATTCGCAGCTCAAAGATCATGTGGTGCGCAAAATCGGGGCGTTAGCGAAGCCCGAGAAGATCATCTTTGCGTCAGATTTGCCGAAGACCCGCTCGGGGAAGATCATGCGACGGCTGCTTCGCGACGTGGCCACCGGCAAGGTGCTGGGGGATACAACCACGTTATCCGATCCTGAAGTAGTGGCGCGCATCAAGCGGCGGTACGAAGAGGATTGA
- a CDS encoding phosphatase PAP2 family protein, giving the protein MRRAANTQRIYPYDWLIIGYSVSMLILITLFGRPLQEYADELLFYSGTAVLAAVLARYLTEDSGSAQRFIRLLYPMLLFTLFYRMTGGTMFLVFDRFFDSQLTGLEQRILGVEPSLSFDHYLPNTLVTELLSFSYFSYYFMIPVFFLVTFFSRRYDVIKRSMTAICMMFFVSYLLFVLYPIEGPRWHFAELYTNSITGPFFRPLVDLVIANGAVRGGCMPSSHVGVALVVLVYSLRQDRRIGWFLVPINLGLAAGTVWGRFHYVSDVVVGAAIGIISVLLVDRYYPRFAPANTEQQTSREVVYHNAS; this is encoded by the coding sequence ATGAGACGTGCCGCTAACACGCAGCGCATCTATCCCTATGACTGGCTCATAATAGGCTATTCGGTATCCATGCTGATACTGATCACGCTGTTTGGCCGGCCACTACAAGAGTACGCGGATGAGTTGTTGTTTTACTCAGGGACAGCGGTCCTTGCAGCCGTGCTGGCACGGTACCTGACCGAAGACTCCGGATCAGCCCAGAGATTCATTCGACTCTTATATCCAATGCTGCTGTTCACCCTTTTCTACAGGATGACCGGGGGGACGATGTTCCTAGTGTTCGATCGGTTCTTCGACAGCCAGCTGACGGGGTTGGAGCAGCGGATCCTCGGCGTGGAACCCTCGCTGTCTTTCGACCACTATCTGCCAAATACGCTGGTAACGGAACTGCTGTCATTCAGCTATTTCAGCTATTATTTCATGATCCCGGTCTTCTTTCTGGTGACGTTTTTTTCCCGGAGATACGATGTAATCAAGAGGTCAATGACGGCGATCTGCATGATGTTTTTTGTGTCATACCTGTTGTTCGTACTGTATCCGATCGAGGGGCCGCGCTGGCATTTTGCCGAACTGTATACCAACAGCATCACTGGTCCGTTCTTCCGACCGCTGGTTGACCTGGTAATAGCCAACGGCGCCGTTCGAGGCGGCTGCATGCCGTCATCACATGTCGGCGTAGCGCTCGTAGTACTGGTGTACAGCCTGAGACAAGATCGACGGATCGGCTGGTTCCTTGTCCCCATCAATCTTGGTCTGGCCGCCGGAACGGTGTGGGGGCGCTTTCATTACGTTTCGGATGTGGTCGTTGGGGCCGCTATTGGTATAATATCCGTGCTGTTGGTTGACCGGTACTATCCCCGCTTCGCCCCTGCGAATACGGAACAACAAACGTCGAGGGAGGTTGTATACCACAATGCATCCTGA
- the lpxD gene encoding UDP-3-O-(3-hydroxymyristoyl)glucosamine N-acyltransferase, which yields MTNSSNSPGYTLAALATAVGAELHGDGAIVITGAAPIETAGADDICFVANPAYKKYITTTNAAAIVLDHAQDAAGRPALRHANPYLTFAHILDLLYPDPVLVTTGVHKSAVISANVAIEPSAAVGPFCEIQDDVTIGKGSRLVSSVFVGKGCRIGDNCLIHPGVRILHGTQIGNNVILHAGTVLGPDGFGFAPSDAGLKKIKQVGWVEIGDDVEIGANCTIDRGALGPTRIGQGTKIDNLVQIAHNVETGRHCIIVSQVGISGSTKLGNGVVLAGQVGLVGHIEIGDGVKVGAQSGVHKSIPPGKEYFGYPAREAIEAMKISAALNRLPELLRRVRALEEKLDK from the coding sequence TTGACAAACTCGAGCAATAGTCCCGGCTACACGCTGGCTGCCCTTGCGACTGCCGTTGGTGCAGAACTTCACGGAGACGGCGCCATAGTCATTACCGGCGCCGCTCCGATCGAAACCGCCGGCGCCGATGATATCTGCTTCGTGGCCAACCCCGCCTACAAGAAATACATCACAACGACCAATGCCGCAGCCATAGTTCTCGATCACGCTCAGGACGCAGCCGGTCGACCGGCTCTCCGACATGCCAATCCCTATCTAACGTTTGCGCATATTCTCGATCTGCTGTATCCGGATCCCGTCCTGGTTACGACCGGCGTGCACAAGAGCGCGGTCATTTCAGCCAATGTGGCCATTGAACCGTCCGCGGCAGTCGGGCCGTTCTGTGAGATACAGGACGATGTCACCATAGGCAAGGGAAGCCGACTGGTGTCGTCGGTATTTGTCGGAAAAGGGTGTCGGATTGGCGACAATTGTCTTATTCACCCCGGCGTGAGGATACTTCACGGTACGCAGATCGGGAACAACGTCATTCTCCATGCAGGCACCGTGCTTGGTCCCGACGGTTTCGGATTCGCACCGTCGGACGCGGGTCTCAAGAAGATCAAGCAAGTGGGTTGGGTGGAGATTGGCGACGATGTGGAGATCGGGGCTAACTGCACGATCGACCGGGGAGCGCTGGGCCCGACGCGGATAGGGCAAGGCACCAAGATCGACAACCTGGTACAGATTGCCCATAACGTTGAGACCGGCCGGCACTGCATTATCGTATCGCAGGTAGGGATTTCCGGTTCGACGAAATTGGGCAACGGCGTCGTGCTGGCCGGTCAGGTAGGTTTGGTGGGGCATATCGAGATCGGTGATGGCGTCAAAGTGGGGGCGCAGTCCGGCGTCCATAAGTCCATCCCACCCGGCAAAGAGTATTTTGGCTATCCGGCGCGAGAAGCGATAGAAGCGATGAAGATCAGCGCGGCGCTGAATCGGCTTCCAGAGCTCTTGAGACGGGTGCGAGCGCTCGAAGAGAAGCTCGATAAATAA
- the rsmI gene encoding 16S rRNA (cytidine(1402)-2'-O)-methyltransferase — protein MSDAKGKLYLVPTPIGNLGDISQRALATLQQADLVACEDTRVSGALLKRFSIQKRLISYHNFNEMGRARQLLEELQTGKSVAVITDAGSPGISDPAYRVVRTALDHDIEIVALPGPSALIPALTASGLPTDRFFFEGFLPVKGAARRNRLKVLKSFEHTLVFYESPHRINKAVADMHEVLGDRRACLAREISKKFEEYLRGRLGELAEMLSKRTIKGEIVLVVEGLGKGHPEAGDEEAGI, from the coding sequence ATGAGTGACGCAAAGGGCAAACTCTATCTCGTGCCAACGCCGATCGGTAACCTCGGCGATATCTCTCAACGAGCCTTGGCGACGCTCCAACAGGCGGATCTGGTGGCCTGTGAGGACACCCGCGTCAGCGGCGCTCTACTCAAGCGATTTAGTATACAAAAGCGGCTGATCTCCTATCACAATTTCAACGAAATGGGCCGGGCCAGGCAGCTTCTGGAGGAGTTGCAAACGGGCAAATCGGTGGCGGTGATCACGGACGCTGGTTCTCCAGGCATCTCCGATCCGGCGTATCGGGTGGTGAGAACAGCGCTCGACCACGATATCGAAATAGTCGCGCTCCCCGGACCGAGCGCACTGATACCTGCACTGACGGCATCGGGGCTGCCGACCGACCGGTTTTTCTTCGAGGGGTTCCTGCCGGTCAAAGGGGCAGCTCGGAGAAATCGGCTGAAAGTTCTGAAATCGTTCGAGCATACGCTGGTATTCTATGAATCGCCGCACCGGATCAACAAAGCTGTGGCTGACATGCACGAAGTGCTGGGGGACCGGCGGGCGTGCCTGGCGAGAGAGATTTCCAAGAAGTTCGAAGAGTATCTACGCGGCAGACTGGGCGAGCTGGCAGAGATGCTTAGCAAGAGGACTATCAAGGGGGAGATCGTACTGGTGGTCGAAGGGCTCGGCAAAGGGCATCCGGAGGCCGGGGATGAAGAGGCCGGCATATGA
- a CDS encoding OmpH family outer membrane protein, translated as MLRMRHALILLFTLALMASLAGTAGAQATKIGFVKDEEIKQGYKAWTKAQEQWELERKTWDEQAQTMQTELQELVDQYDKQKLILSDDKKKEKEAAIRAKQEALDAFTKQIYGPGGTAERKQQELIGPLLEKVSKAIEAVAVEGGFDVIFTMQSGLGYIKETYDVTAKVLEQLDKLEQ; from the coding sequence ATGCTGAGAATGAGACACGCGTTGATCCTGCTGTTTACACTGGCCCTGATGGCCTCCCTGGCGGGCACCGCAGGCGCCCAGGCGACCAAGATCGGCTTTGTCAAGGATGAGGAGATCAAACAGGGTTACAAGGCCTGGACCAAAGCACAGGAGCAGTGGGAACTGGAACGGAAGACTTGGGACGAACAGGCTCAGACCATGCAGACAGAACTCCAGGAACTCGTGGACCAGTACGACAAGCAGAAGCTGATTCTCTCTGACGACAAGAAGAAGGAGAAGGAAGCCGCGATCCGGGCCAAGCAGGAGGCGCTTGATGCTTTTACCAAGCAGATCTATGGTCCCGGCGGCACGGCCGAACGGAAGCAGCAGGAACTGATCGGCCCGCTCCTCGAGAAGGTCTCCAAGGCCATTGAGGCCGTGGCGGTCGAAGGGGGGTTTGACGTGATATTCACCATGCAGAGCGGTCTGGGATATATCAAGGAGACGTATGACGTGACCGCCAAGGTGCTGGAGCAACTTGACAAACTCGAGCAATAG